The window AACTGCCGCAGTAAGGTCTCGCGGGCATGCCCGTAAGGATGGGTACGGTCCAGCCACAGCAATTGGGGCACGCTCAAAAGGGGGTGCCGGGCGGCCAGGCGTTGAAGCCTCGCATTGGCGGTTAACAACTTAGCTTCCTCGACGGTCAACACTGGGGGCGTGTGGCGGTCTAACAATTTAGCCCGCACCTGAGCCAGCAAGTCTGCGTCGGTATTCAGAGACGCATCAGCTGAGTCGGTGGGAACTGCTGCACTGGGCAACACCGACACCCGTTTGGCCGCTGTTCTCAACAGCAGCGGCACACTTCGATCAGTTTGAAGGTAATGGAGTGCGGCTAGATCGGTTTGGGCAGCGGCCACCAGCGTCGCCACGCTGCGTCCTCTGGCACCTGCCAGCAATAAGCGGGTATAGCCTTCCTGCATCATGCGGTTCAGGGTTGCTGCAGTAGTCGCTGGATGGTTGGCTGCAACTTGCCGTCCAAAAGCTCCTTTCCCCGCCAGCCAATCCAGTTGCACGGGCGTCAGCTCGGTGGGGCTCTGTTCGGCCAATTGCAGCACTTTGCGGAAGGGTGCAGCCAGGGCAGAATTGCCCTGAGCCACCCGCCGCACTTCAGCATCCATGCCACAAGCCAACTCGAACAGTCGGGCTTCGGAGGTCTGCTCGTTCAGTGCCTCTTGAATCGGTGTTTGTGGGATGGTCTGTTCCCGCGGCATATCAGTCGGTCTTCTGTGCGTACTCGACCACAATTTCCACCCGTTCGTTGCGAGGATCAAATTTTTGGCCGTCATAGGACGTTTGGCCGCCGCGTGCAGCGACCGCCAAGCGGTTGGGCGTGATGCCGCCGCTCAGATAAAAGGCTTCAGCTACAGCACTGGCCCGGCCTGCAGACAGCCCCCAACGTTCGGGAGTGTTGGGGCGTGAGGTCTGGGTATGGCCCTCGATTCGGATGCGTTTCCAGTGTTGGTCCTGCTCCCGCAAGACGCGGGCAAAGGCCACGAGCGCCGCCTGTCCTGTGGGAGTAAGCGCTGCCGTATCGCCCACAAACATTGTTTGGGTCGCAAATACGACCCAGCGCTGTGCACCAGGCGGATCGTTGCGCTGACCGGGCAGCAGCAGCAGTGGGCGGGCAGGTAAGCGGGCGTCGCGTACCGCCTGAGCCACCACATCCTGCGCCTTGCGGTAGCGCACTTGTTCCCAGCCCGCTTGCCCCACTGCCAAAATGCCGCCCACAAAGAAGATCAGCACGAACACCAGATTCAGCGTCAGGTCGCTGAAGGCAATGTAGGGATTGGTATCCGGCTGAAGGCGCGAGCGAATCAAGATTCACGCCTTCCCGGCAACATGGCCTGTCCCATCAGTCGCTGGCCACCGGAGGCGACGCGCTCTCCGTGCGCCCCACTGAACCCCCAGAAGCCAAGGTTCGGGTCAGGATTTCAAAGTTACGGTCAAGGCGGGCAGCGTAATTGCTCTGTTCAATCCGAATGGTTTCCCCAGCCTGCTCGAATTTGCCGCCCGCCCGTCCCAGCGCGTCGCTCACGCCCTCTACCCGTTCCATCAGGGTCAGGGTATTGCTGCCCACGCTCTCTTGTAGATCGGTAATGGCCTTAGCCTGTTTGGTCAGGTTATGCTCCATTTCGCGGCTCGTGGAGCGCAGTGAAGCGGCGGCTCCTTCTTGCGCCTGAACCAGATCGCTGACGCCCTGGTTTAATCCCTGCGTCAACTGCTGCACCGATTGGTCCATACTGCCAAACACTTTTTCGATCTGAGCACTGGTGCCTGACAACTGCTCCAGGCTCTGCCCCAAGGTTTCCCCGGCGCGGCCCAACACGTTTTCCAGTTGTCCAGCCACTTCTTGCAGGCGGGTGTGAATGTCTTGAAAGGTGCTGCCCGCATCGCGCAGATACCTCGCCATACGCTCCATCTGAGAGGTAATGGCACGTGGAAACACAGCAGGCACCAGTTCAGCATGCACGAAGGCGGCCAGTTCATCCTGAAACGCCTCGTGCTGTTTGGCCGCCAACGCATACACGATGCCCGTAATGAGGCTCAGCAGGATGCCCCACAAACTGGCTCCGAACGCGCCCTGCATCACTTCCATCGTGTTGCCCAGCGCCCGGGCAAGTTCGCCGGGTTCAGTGGCCTGCGCGGCATTGCGAATGGGGTCCACCAGTGAGCCGATGGATCCAGCCAGCCCCAGTACGGTCCCCAGCAGTCCAGCCAGCATCAGTAGGTTAGGAATGTTGCGAATAATCGACAGACGTGATTCGCTGGCGGTCACCACCGCATTCGTGGCTGCCTGTAGATCCGGGGTCGCGAGAGTTCTGGCGCGGCCCACTGCCACCACTGCCCGCCGAATGGCGCTGCTGGCCGGGAAATCCCGCACGGCATTCAGCGCGTCTTCGGCCATCTCATCCGATTCCGGAGCGTCTTCGGTATCGAGCGCCACAGCGATCCGCTCGCGGACCAAGCGCAGCCGCACTCGCTCCTGACGGCGTTCGCCAGCCGCCCCCAACAGATTGACGATGAAATAAACCGTCAATGGCAGCATCAGTCCTAACAGCGTCAACCAACCTTCAGGCCGCAGCTGAAACAAGGAAGAAACAAGTTCCTGCACGGCTCAGGCTCCTGGGAATGGGCTATATGCCATGCCGAAGGGATGTTTTTCAGCATCGGGGTGGAAGCTGCACCGCAAGCCATTTTTCACGACGTCGTCTTCATTGACCCCCACCAGACCGCCGCACTCCCGGCAGTAGTAGCCGTCGTGCTTGGCGATCAGGTTTTTGGGCAGGCGGTCGCCCTGCGTCTTATAGAGGCTGCGAATCAAGTTCTCATCGGGGGGGAAAGTTTCCAGCAGAGCCTGACGGAGTTCTTCACTGCCTGTCAGGTGGCGCAGCAAGGCTGTCTCCGCAGTCTTGTCATTCCAGTCGGACACAGCACGGGTGCTGCCAGTATGAAGCTGCTCAATCAACCATTTGACGTAATTTTGGCGGCCCAATTGAGGCGTGTCTCCACGCGCCATCACGGCGCGGGTGCGGGCGTCCATTTCACTTTTCATGAAGGTCGCGGCGTTGGTCAGGTTTTTGCCGAACATGTCTTTGGGCTCAAAGGCCAGCTTACGGGCAGCCTTGCCGAACCGCGCAGGCAGGCGGCGGCGGCGTTTTTCGGATTCGGCAGGTTCTCCCGCCTGATGCGGCCACTCCATCACCAAGTGTCCGCCGTCCAGCTGCATCACGCCGTGCATGGCCGACAGGAACACCAGCCGTTCGGCTTCTTCCAGCTTGTCAATTTCAGCGTCGTTAATGGGCGTCCAGTCGATGTCGCTGCGTTTGCGGGAGAAGTAGGTATTGAAGCGGGCGGGCGCAGCAAACGACAATTCGCGCACCTCGTCGGCTCCGCGCAGGGCAAAACGGTACCACTCTTCGAGCATCACCACGCGGTAAGGATCAATGCCCTCGACCTCTTTGGCGGCCGGATTCTTGTTGATCCATGGCTGAATGGCCCGCCGGAAATCGCTGGTCAGTTGTGTGCCCACCAGCACCTTGCGTCGCGGCAGCGGACTCATGGGATCGACCTGCCCCAGCGGCTCGTTGAGGTGCAGGAACAGAGAGGCATTCGAGGCCGCGCCCATGGCCTGCCGGTCGGGATCGAAGCTGGGGCTTTTGCGGTCATAAAGCCGCGTCACCACGTCTTTGCCCCCGCTTCTCAGCGTCTGCTCAAAGGGTTCAACTGCCATCTGTTCCAGCGCGTTGAGCTGTGAGCGCTCAAAGTTATCCTGGCCGACGGCCCAAGGCCCCAAGAGCCAATCAGGATCATTGACTCCCGGCAAAACGCCGCGCGTCAGGGCTTCCCATGAGCTGACCAGGCGGGCAGCGTGCGCTTCCTTGGCCCGGTCGTTGGTCGCCAGTTCCTCTTCCTTGTCGACCGTGCCGTTCGGAGAAGGTTCGAACAACGACAGGCCGTTGACGTCGGGGGTATCGTTTTCAAGGCGGGCACGTTTTTCACGCCAGCGATCGGTCTGGTTGGTCAACCTCTTGCGGAGGGCAGTCAGGCGTTTGGCGACCTTCTGCACGTCCTCCTCGATCAGGGTCAAGGTGCCTGCCTCGGCCTTGGTGCCGCTGCCTGTGTCGCGCAGCACCTCCTTGATCTTCTGGTTCACCCGCGCCTTGATTTCGTCGTCTAGGGCCCGGCTGAGAGCAGGCAGCTTCTGCTTGGCGGCCTTGTCTTTGAGGAAGAACATGCCCAGCAAGGTATTGGTGCGGATCGCTTCCATATCGTCGAGCACGCCGTTGGCCGCACTGGTTTTGCCTTCGCCGGGCTCCCAGCCTCGCAGTTCACCCAATCGGGGTTGGGCCGCCTGCATGATTTCCAAAAGGACATTTGGCCCCTGCTCGTAATCCAGCAGGCGGCTGGTCATCAAGCCCTGTACGGCGCTCAGCACGCTATCAGCAGCGCGGCGGCGGTTGCCCTGCACCGTGCTGGACACCAAGCCGCGCATGTTTTCGCCTCGCTCCTTGCCAAAGGCGCCCCGCAAATCTTCGAGAGCTTTCCGCGCGGCCTCTGGCTTGCCAGCGCGGGCCGCCCGCATGATTTCGCCCTTCTTGGCATCCAGGTTTGCCCGCACCGACGCGCCGCCCTCATCCAGCAGCAAGGTTTCGGTCAGGGCTGGAATGGTTAGCCCCAACACATCTAGGTTATCTTCGAGGTTGCCCTCAAACTTGCGGTCTTTCCAGCGGTCGACGGCATGCACGAGCGTGCGGTATTTCAGGGCTTCCAGAATTCGGCGCATCGGGTATTCGATGGTCGCCAACCCAAACGTCGAGAAGGCAAAGGCGCGGCCCTTTTGTACTGTCACTGGCCCCGCGTTGACCATGTAGGCCATCGGGTCAGTTTCGGGTACGAACACATTGAGGAACATGCGGTCGGCAATGGCCTGTGTAAGCCGCGCCAGATCCGCATTCTCGGTGCTGTTCGGGCGTAGCAGATACACCAGGTCGTAGGGCATGGCGTCGCTAGGCAACACCGGTACGCCGGGCGCTTTATCGGCAAACTTGACGGTGCGGTAACGCTCTTTGTCGGTGTGAATATGGTACTGGTTCAGCTCGGCCATGGCGTGATAGGCATTGGTCTTCCAGATCTCCGCATCGGGCTTTTGAGCAATGCTCATGCTGGGATGAGGCAGCGTGAACATCCCGATGGTTTTTTCCTCGTCATCCAAAATGGTTCTGAGCAAGATGCCGATATCGCTGACCGTCCCGCTACAGGTGCCGCCGCAGAGGGTACCCACCACGATCACGCGCACACCCGTTTGGTCGCTGGAAGCGTTCACAGCAAACTGCACATTCATCTCTAAGCCAGCATTGTTGGCGTTGAGCGCAGTCTTGGCCTGAGCCTCTGTCAGATTCCGCAACCGGGCCAGACGCTGAGAAATAGCGTTTTTGATCTCGCTGTAATTGGGTGGGTACAGAAGGGCCAAGCGCCCTACCATGCGGATGTGGCCCGCCCCTGATTCGATGCTAGCGGCAGGCAACTGCTCCAGCGTTTCTATGTCGGCCCAGGAAGTGAGCGCAATGCTGGAGTCATACAGCTCAGGCTGCCTTTTCATGTCGCGCCACACTGAAGCTGGAATGCTCAGCGTCTTAAAGTCATCGGTGCCGTTAAACCGGTTCTGCTTGGCAACATCGGTTTCGATGGCCAGGAATTCCAGCCAGGGTGCCCGCTCAAGTCCGCCCACTTCCCAGTCGATGCGCTCGGCTAGGGCCTCCAGAATCTCGGTACCGGTGCTGCCCATGCCAATGACTAACGTTTTGAAAACCCGCATATCTGTAGCCATGCTTTACTCCTTGCCCATGCGTGAAAAAATGAGTGATAGCACGACCGCAAGCAGCAGGAACGTAACTGTGATGGCCGACATATAGATCAGGTTGAGCGGTTGAAAGAGGAAGTAAACGCTGGCAGCCAGCGCCAATCCCATGATCAGCAAAGACAGCCACATGCCCTGACGGGCGCAGGCCACAGGTGTCTTACGGCCTGCCCCAAAGGTCAAGTGAGCAAATCCGAGGGCTACGACGTACCAGATCAACAAGGTGATGGCTACGGTGACATAAAAATTGGTTTGGCTATAAAGGGGCCAAATCTGGCTCAAAATATTATTGATCGCAATCATTACACTTCTCCTTGGGTCAGGCTCACGGAAACGGTACGGGTGATGTCACGCGGGACGCCACTGGGACCACGTACCTCGCCGTTAAATTCGAGGGGCCAGTCTGGTTGCTCGGCACGCAAAGTCAACAGGGCAAAGTCGCCGGCCACCACACGGCCAGCCACACTGCTCAATCGCAAGTCGTCGTGAACGCCACGCACCTTGATCTCTCGGCCCTGCCGACTCAGCTCGGCGACACGCTCAGGCGGAAATCCCTGTACGGGCACGACGGGAGTATCTCCCTCACTGATATAGCCAGGGCCGGCCAACACACAAAATGCACCTGTTTTGGGCAGGCCAGATACCGAAAAGGTCTGATCGGCCACGCGCAGGGTCGCGCCTCCGCCAGTACCTCCTGCACCGCCTGACAATTTGCGCCATAAGAAAAATCCGCCGCCCAGCAGCAGCAGTCCTATCAACAGAGGGACAGCGTTAAAACCACCTGAGGCAGCTTGTGGGCGACCAGACTCAGTGCGTGCAGCGAGCAGTTCAGTGCGCGTCCCACCGGTGAGGGGAACAGTCGTAAAGGTTTTGGGAGCGAAGACCACGGCCTGCAACTGGCCCTGGATATCGCCGGCAGGATTCGTCACCACATAAGGCACATTTAAAGTGGCTCCGTCCTGCGTGCCTTCTATCCGTGTCCAACGTTCCAGCATGGCCTGATAGCTGGGCGCATTGGATCCCAATAACCGCGCACCTGGAGCACCCACGCTCGCCGCCGTATTGGTCAGGAGAACCAGCACCGCACCTGCGTCCTGGGCAAATTCTGTGGCCAGTTCAGTGACCGCCTGCTCAGTATCGTGTCCCCCAATGCTGCCGACAGCTGGTGTGGTGGGCCACAGAGCCCGAATTCGCTCCTGATCCGCCTCTTTGTCTGTGCCGACCCGCAAGCTCAGACCTTCGGAATTGCGGTAGGGCCATAAGGTCATTTCCCAGGCGCGGGACGTGACCTGATCACCGGAAACCGTTAATCCCTGAACCAGCTGTGTGGCCAACTCGCGCGCAGCCTGGGCACCCAATGGATCGCTTTTGTAATGGCCCGTACTGAAAGCCAATACCAGATGGACGTTGTTGCGCTCAAGGTCACCACCTGCTGCCTCCACAGCACCTTTGACTGCCGCTATGAGTTGTTGTGTGCTGGGCTGCAAACTCGTGCGGCTGAGTTCGGATTTGCCCTGGTTGGATCTCTTGCCAGCATCTGGATTGGCTGGAGCTGTCGACTGTGCTAGAAGCACTTGACGCGGGGGTTCTGGGATCACTTGCCCAGAGGTGTTGCCCAGCAAACCCAGTGTTAAGACCGCTCCTTTGATCATCAAGTTTGGCCTTCGTGGTTTTTTTAACATTAGTTGAAATCTAAAAGGATCTCTTAAGCTCAGCATTACATTTATCATAATGGAACAAGAGAATCTCATTTGCCTCATTTCAGCAATCTGACATTTTTCTGAGGCTTCATGAAGCTTGGGCACGATATGACGAAACTTCCTGAAGGCAAAAAATGAACGGGGAACTGAAATGACCATCAACTGCATGGTCTGCAGCACACTGCCGGTGCCAGAACTTACCAGCACACCGGGGGCTTGTTGGAAGTACGCGATCTGCGGCCCCACCGGGACATTTCCTTAAACGTGCCAGCACATCCACCCATCTGGGTTGCCAGATTGATGATTGTGCAGCAGCCCGTTACGATCAAACCCCACGGGAATCAAACGCGGATTGGTGGCAACTGCTCAGCCTTGGAGCGCCGAGCAGTTGCACGAAGAGTGCCTGCAGTCGTTCGTGCAAGCTCCCAGAATAAGGTGGGCGGGCAGAGATCGCACAAATGCCTGGGCCATAGACTTGATCAGATCCAGGGTACAAAATGCCAGCGAGGCGCACAGCGCGTTGGTCTTCTGGGCCCCGAATGGCATCCCGGTAGGCATGCATCTTATCGATGTCTGCCTTCTTCGGCTGACCTCGGGGCGTGTCATCATCCGAACCGGCGAGACTGCCCTCACTCTCAAGTTTGTATTTCGGATCGAGCACCCACAATTCGGACGCGGCACCAGGCTGGCTCAACTCGATGACGAGATCGGGCCGCTGCTGAAAACTTATGGAGTGCCACTCTTTGCCTGTGGCTGCAAATGTTTTTTCTGACGTGAGCACGACCCGACGACCGTCTCCAGCATGCTCAAACTTGAGCAGCGGCTGTCCGTCCGGCAGAACCCGCAGCAGCAGGGTGCCCGGGTAGGAGACGGAGAGTCGCTCCTCAGTCAGGATAAATCCGGCAGCCGTGCAGGCGTCCGTCAGAGCACGGATCACGTGCAGGGTGCACCACATCTGATAGAGCGCAGGGGTATTTTGCAGGGGTTCGAGCAGACGCGGGTCGTCGAGCGTGACATGCAGGGACCGCTGGAGTTCCAGCAGGGTTTCGAGGGCAGCGCGGTACTCAGGCCGTTTGAGGAGCACCATGGTGAGCCGTGTCGGCGGGCCGGAAAGGTCACGCACTTCCCGGAGGAAAGGCGCTTGGCGAAAGCCTGCATTGACGTCACTGGTTAGTGCTTCAACCGGGGCGAGGAGAGCAGGATTTCGGACGGCAAGGTGACGCAGGACGCGGAGCCGCTGCCCAACCACCTGCACGCAGGTGCGGATCAGGCGATTTTCGTAGACATCAACGTTTGGGCGGACACGCTCATCAGGAAGGTGGGTCGCGCGCCCCCGGCCAGAGAGGTTTGGGGCTCGGGCAAGGGCCTGCACCAGCGCGGCTGGACGCGGGCGCTTGACCAGCTCGCTTCTCACAGACACGGCATACGCCTGCAACACCTCATGGGGACGGTGAGCGACCAGGGGCAGGAGGGCTGCCAGTCCTGGGCGTGTGGCTGTGCCGTTGACCGCCCGTCTCAGGCGCGCGAGTTCCTGCTCAGGCGTGGCCCGCTTGATGGTTGATACGCTCACACCCGCTAGTCCCCCTGCCCGCTTCACACTGAGCGCGACATCGGCCGGGAGGTGCACATGCAGGTCTTCGAGCATGGCGTCATGTCCGCCAAGAGGCAGTTTGCGTGACTCCACGGTAAGAGTCAGGGAAGTGGTGGCTGTGGCACTCCTGATGGTAAGCAGGTAGAGACCTGGGCCGGACATGGGCCACTCCACGGTGACCCGGATCTGGCCACCAAGATGACGCAACGTGACGGGCAGGGCCGCACCATTGCGAGTGACGGTGATGTCCTCCCAGGCACCGAGGGGCAAATCAAGCGTCAGGTAGGCAGCCTCCCACTCTCGAGGTTCGGGAAGAGGAGCTCCACTGGTTTTGAACCAAGTGAGTGACAGCTGGTGGCCGTGTTCCGTCATCTCAGTGGAAACTGACAATGCCATGTTGCGCTCCCAGGTCGCGCATCCGAACGGCCTTGGCGTGGCTCAGTGGCAATGGGCCTTCCGCAAGTTTGACAAACGCCTCCAGGGCACTGAGCATCCGCAGGTCTGTGCCGCGGAGTTTTGGCAGCACCTTCTGAAGCACGGCGTCATCCAGAGCTTCCAGGGCGTCGACCTCAAGGTCAGCGGCGGCCCGCTGGTAGTCGATGATCTCATCCATCACCCGGAAGGCAAACGGCGCGACCGGATGAATGACGTCCCAGATGCCGAGCAGCAGGGCGCTTTGGGCGTGCTCCCACAGGTGGGTGCCGAGCGCTTCCCGTGTAACAGGCAGCTCTATCAGCTGCGCGCGGTCGTAGATCTTGTCGGCGAAGTCGTGCGTGGTCTCATCGACGTTTACGGTGCCGATCACAAACACGTTGGGCCCCAGAAGAGCGCTCAGATCCGGGCTGAGAGTGATTTCGGTCTCCTGACCCCGGGCCCGGAGTTCCATCTTGGACAGGAACTGAGCGAAGTAGTACTCCACACGGGCGAGGTTCATCTCATCGAGAATCAGATGGTACGGCTTCGGCGTGTGGCCTGAGGCTTTGGCCGCGCGGTAGGACTGACCCGCTTCAAGGAGAAAACGGCTGAACGGCGTGTGGTGGTAGTGGCCGCCGTCTAGGGGACTGTAAAATCCGAGGAGATCCTCGTTGCTGGTCCAATTCGGCGCGACAGGAAACACGCCCACTTCCGCATGGGCTGCGCGAGCATAGGCCTCGGCCAGCCAGGTTTTGCCCGTGCCGCTCACGCCGGACAGGATCACGAACCCACGCGTCTGCAGGGCGAGGTGGTAGCGGCGCAGTGTGCGGTCGTCGATGCGCAGGCCACTGGACTGCACGCGCTCGCGGATCAGAGCGAACGGTACGGGTTCATGGTGCAGAGCGTCGCCCAGGCGGAGACGGTACTTGCCGTGTTCAAGCGCCTCAAATTCCTCCGGGTGGGCAGTGAGCAGGCCACCGACCTTGTGCTCGGGATTCAGGTGGGGTTCAAGGAGGCCACCCGACAAGACCTGAGCCGTGATGGTCTGCGGGTGCAGGGGCTCAGGGCTGGCGGCCAGGACACGGCGGATTTCGGTCAACCAGAGCGTGACTTCCAAGAGGCTCTGCACCGCTTCCCACTCTAGCCGCGTGAGTTTGAAGGTTGTCCCTTCCGCCATCTGCATGACGTGCAACTGTGACAGAACAGGGTGCTTGGCGATAACGTCCCTGGCAATGGGTACAGGAAGAAGTCGCGTGATCCGGAGCGGCACAGTGAGGCCACCCTGGTCATCGTTCTCGGGCATGTCCTGCCCCCCAGCCAGTAAATTGAGCTGCCCCTCCACCGGCCCAGCCACTTCCGTCAGCGCCACCACACCGCCATCCGGGCCAGGTGTCCACAGTACCACCGGATCGCCTGGCTGCAGTTCCTGTACGAACCGTGTGACCGGCCACTCCAGGCTCTCGCCAACCTGGGCGGCTTCCAGGCGGGCAGCGATGTCGGAATCTGCTGGATCCATCTGAAAAAGCCATGCCTGGTGAGGGTGGACAATCTGGTTGTAGATCTCCCGGCTCGCTGGAGACAGGTACACTTGACGGACGTTCCCGTTTTTATCGAATGGGCCGTGGTGAGGGATCCGCCATTTCATGTCCAGGGTTTTCAGGGACATGGGCTGCGGAAGAACCGTGTACTCCACCTCAGCCAGATACCCGAAACGCTTTTCAGGAATGGCGTCGGAGATCACCTCGTCCTGCACCTCAATGGGAGGAGCAATGACCACACTGGTCGCCTGAATCGCCTGACCAGCGTAATGCACAATGCGGTCTCCAGGTCTGAGACGAGCGACGTTCTCGTGATGCTGATAGGTTTTTTCACCTTCCTGACTGGCCCAGACATATCCGCCCTTCAGTTCCTCGGTGTACGTGTTGCCCTGGTTGACCCACCAGTAGCCACTGCGGGGCAGCCGGGTATACAAGAACCAGTCCAGTTCGGGAAACGTTTCGGCCCCAACCCGCTCCCTGAGTGTTCTTGCGGAGGTCTGGAAAACCTCCGCTGTAGAGACATCGAACCCGAGAGCAGCGAGCGCATCGCGGGCTGGTCGGTTGTTCAGTGCGAAGGCATCCGGATGGAAGAGCATCGTCAGGCCTGTAGTAATGTTCGGGCCGAAGCCCGGCAGAGCTTCGATCTGGTCGGCTTTTTCATGGGGCAGCAGACTCTCGTCGTTCAGGACACTGACGGCTTGCCGCACCAGGGCTAGTTTCTCGTCGTCTGTGAGTTTGAGGCTGGCGCCGTACACCGCCGCACCGCTGCCCCAGCAGTAATTCCCATGAAGTTCGATCTGGCCCTCTTGCAGAAGGGTCCCGAGCTCGGCCGCACGTTCTGGGGTCAGGTTGTCCGAATACACCTCGCCTTTGATGTTGACGCCGCCCACATTAGCGTTGGCCTCAAAGCGCCAGACGTCCCTGCTGAAAGCTGCCAGCGTGATGGTCTCCGGGTCGCGGAGCTGTTCCCGTATCTGTGCGGCTCGGGTGAGCCTCACCTCACAGCGGAAGGCCTGCACCGGGTCAGACCGGAAGGCCTCATACTCTGCCCGGAGTGGATCCACTGGGGCCACTGCCGACGCCCCTGGGCCCTCCGGGTACTGGTGGCTGAGGATGTACAACGCGCCCTGAAGATCCAGCATGTCCTGCAAAGGGACGCCCTGGGCCTGAAACTCCTTCAGCAGCACCTCGCAGCGGGATACGTAATCCTGAAGGAGATGCCCTGGAGACCGGCGGTCGAGCGGACGATCACTGTATAGCCACATGACGGCTTGTCCACCGAATGAGGGGCGGTAGAACGGATGTCCCACGGGATCCGCAAGGAACAGGAAGTAGCTTGCAATGCTTGCCCGCGTGCCGGTTCCCGCGAACGGTTTTCGGTCGGCTTCTGGAAGATCA of the Deinococcus sp. QL22 genome contains:
- a CDS encoding OmpA family protein, encoding MIRSRLQPDTNPYIAFSDLTLNLVFVLIFFVGGILAVGQAGWEQVRYRKAQDVVAQAVRDARLPARPLLLLPGQRNDPPGAQRWVVFATQTMFVGDTAALTPTGQAALVAFARVLREQDQHWKRIRIEGHTQTSRPNTPERWGLSAGRASAVAEAFYLSGGITPNRLAVAARGGQTSYDGQKFDPRNERVEIVVEYAQKTD
- a CDS encoding MotA/TolQ/ExbB proton channel family protein, which produces MTLLGLMLPLTVYFIVNLLGAAGERRQERVRLRLVRERIAVALDTEDAPESDEMAEDALNAVRDFPASSAIRRAVVAVGRARTLATPDLQAATNAVVTASESRLSIIRNIPNLLMLAGLLGTVLGLAGSIGSLVDPIRNAAQATEPGELARALGNTMEVMQGAFGASLWGILLSLITGIVYALAAKQHEAFQDELAAFVHAELVPAVFPRAITSQMERMARYLRDAGSTFQDIHTRLQEVAGQLENVLGRAGETLGQSLEQLSGTSAQIEKVFGSMDQSVQQLTQGLNQGVSDLVQAQEGAAASLRSTSREMEHNLTKQAKAITDLQESVGSNTLTLMERVEGVSDALGRAGGKFEQAGETIRIEQSNYAARLDRNFEILTRTLASGGSVGRTESASPPVASD
- a CDS encoding tubulin-like doman-containing protein, with the translated sequence MATDMRVFKTLVIGMGSTGTEILEALAERIDWEVGGLERAPWLEFLAIETDVAKQNRFNGTDDFKTLSIPASVWRDMKRQPELYDSSIALTSWADIETLEQLPAASIESGAGHIRMVGRLALLYPPNYSEIKNAISQRLARLRNLTEAQAKTALNANNAGLEMNVQFAVNASSDQTGVRVIVVGTLCGGTCSGTVSDIGILLRTILDDEEKTIGMFTLPHPSMSIAQKPDAEIWKTNAYHAMAELNQYHIHTDKERYRTVKFADKAPGVPVLPSDAMPYDLVYLLRPNSTENADLARLTQAIADRMFLNVFVPETDPMAYMVNAGPVTVQKGRAFAFSTFGLATIEYPMRRILEALKYRTLVHAVDRWKDRKFEGNLEDNLDVLGLTIPALTETLLLDEGGASVRANLDAKKGEIMRAARAGKPEAARKALEDLRGAFGKERGENMRGLVSSTVQGNRRRAADSVLSAVQGLMTSRLLDYEQGPNVLLEIMQAAQPRLGELRGWEPGEGKTSAANGVLDDMEAIRTNTLLGMFFLKDKAAKQKLPALSRALDDEIKARVNQKIKEVLRDTGSGTKAEAGTLTLIEEDVQKVAKRLTALRKRLTNQTDRWREKRARLENDTPDVNGLSLFEPSPNGTVDKEEELATNDRAKEAHAARLVSSWEALTRGVLPGVNDPDWLLGPWAVGQDNFERSQLNALEQMAVEPFEQTLRSGGKDVVTRLYDRKSPSFDPDRQAMGAASNASLFLHLNEPLGQVDPMSPLPRRKVLVGTQLTSDFRRAIQPWINKNPAAKEVEGIDPYRVVMLEEWYRFALRGADEVRELSFAAPARFNTYFSRKRSDIDWTPINDAEIDKLEEAERLVFLSAMHGVMQLDGGHLVMEWPHQAGEPAESEKRRRRLPARFGKAARKLAFEPKDMFGKNLTNAATFMKSEMDARTRAVMARGDTPQLGRQNYVKWLIEQLHTGSTRAVSDWNDKTAETALLRHLTGSEELRQALLETFPPDENLIRSLYKTQGDRLPKNLIAKHDGYYCRECGGLVGVNEDDVVKNGLRCSFHPDAEKHPFGMAYSPFPGA
- a CDS encoding DUF2357 domain-containing protein, which produces MALSVSTEMTEHGHQLSLTWFKTSGAPLPEPREWEAAYLTLDLPLGAWEDITVTRNGAALPVTLRHLGGQIRVTVEWPMSGPGLYLLTIRSATATTSLTLTVESRKLPLGGHDAMLEDLHVHLPADVALSVKRAGGLAGVSVSTIKRATPEQELARLRRAVNGTATRPGLAALLPLVAHRPHEVLQAYAVSVRSELVKRPRPAALVQALARAPNLSGRGRATHLPDERVRPNVDVYENRLIRTCVQVVGQRLRVLRHLAVRNPALLAPVEALTSDVNAGFRQAPFLREVRDLSGPPTRLTMVLLKRPEYRAALETLLELQRSLHVTLDDPRLLEPLQNTPALYQMWCTLHVIRALTDACTAAGFILTEERLSVSYPGTLLLRVLPDGQPLLKFEHAGDGRRVVLTSEKTFAATGKEWHSISFQQRPDLVIELSQPGAASELWVLDPKYKLESEGSLAGSDDDTPRGQPKKADIDKMHAYRDAIRGPEDQRAVRLAGILYPGSDQVYGPGICAISARPPYSGSLHERLQALFVQLLGAPRLSSCHQSAFDSRGV